One Siniperca chuatsi isolate FFG_IHB_CAS linkage group LG5, ASM2008510v1, whole genome shotgun sequence DNA window includes the following coding sequences:
- the LOC122876146 gene encoding carnitine O-acetyltransferase-like has product MLGVFVRAVLRPGVVKPCRLVRPVTQIPERTLVHQDGLPKLPVPPLKQTCERYLAALEPIVSEEELEHTRRLVEEFLKGGVGERLQKGLERRARKTDNWLSEWWRQSAYLDCRMPVAVYTSPAVVLPRMHFHDRQGQIRFAAKLIAGVLDFKKMIDTETLPLEYLSGKPLCMDQYYQILSSCRIPGPKRDTVVNHTIGKTSPTHITVVHNFQFFVLDVYNSDSTPLTVDQIYMQLEKIWNSSLQTNKEPIGILTSQHRNTWGKAYNNLIKDKTNKESVRAIQKSIFTVCLDAPMPRVSDELYQSRVAAQMLHGGGARWNSGNRWFDKTLQFIVGEDGTCGLVYEHAPAEGPPIVFLIDYVVKYIRRTEMVRSPMVPLAMPQKLRFNITPEVKRDIEKAKQNMNIMVHDLDVKVLMFSHFGKNVPKQHKLSPDAFVQMALQLAYFRMYSICCSTYESASLRMFKYGRTDAIRATTVDSLNFIQAMQDPAKQNTERLSLLQKAIQTHKENTYNAIHGQAIDRHLLGLKMLSIEDLTSMPEIFMDTSFAVAHHYNLSTSQVGSKTDCVMCFGPMVPDGYGVCYNPMDEHINIAITAFNSCEETNAAKFAQAVEDALLDMNALLEDTATAKQ; this is encoded by the exons ATGTTGGGTGTTTTTGTCAGAGCCGTG CTGCGGCCTGGTGTGGTGAAGCCATGTCGCCTGGTCAGACCAGTAACACAAATCCCAGAGAGGACCCTCGTGCACCAGGACGGTTTACCTAAGCTGCCTGTGCCGCCCTTGAAGCAAACATGTGAGCGTTACCTGGCTGCTCTGGAGCCCATCGTCAGCgaggaggagctggagcacACCCGGCGACTGGTGGAGGAGTTCCTCAAGGGTGGTGTGGGGGAAAGGCTGCAGAAAGGCCTGGAGCGACGGGCACGCAAGACAGACAACTGG CTGTCAGAATGGTGGAGGCAGTCAGCATATCTAGACTGCCGTATGCCAGTGGCGGTCTACACCAGCCCTGCAGTTGTCCTGCCTCGCATGCACTTCCATGATCGACAAGGACAGATTAG GTTTGCTGCCAAACTGATTGCAGGAGTTTTggactttaaaaaaatgattgacac TGAGACCCTGCCTCTAGAGTACCTGAGTGGGAAGCCGCTGTGTATGGACCAGTATTACCAGATCCTTTCCTCCTGTCGTATTCCTGGTCCAAAGAGAGATACTGTTGTAAATCACACCATCGGGAAGACGTCTCCCACTCATATCACTGTGGTCCACAACTTCCAG TTCTTTGTCTTGGATGTGTACAACAGCGATAGCACCCCGCTGACAGTAGACCAGATATACATGCAGTTGGAGAAGATCTGGAACTCCTCTTTGCAGACTAACAAGGAGCCTATTGGCATCCTTACATCACAGCACCGCAACACCTGGGGAAAAGCCTATAACAACCTGATTAAGG ATAAGACAAATAAGGAGTCAGTCCGTGCCATCCAGAAAAGTATCTTCACAGTTTGTTTGGATGCCCCCATGCCACGGGTGTCAGATGAGCTGTATCAGAGCCGCGTGGCTGCCCAGATGTTGCATGGAGGCGGAGCTCGCTGGAACAGCGGCAACCGCTGGTTTGACAAGACATTACAG ttcattgttggtgaAGACGGTACATGTGGACTGGTGTATGAACATGCACCTGCTGAGGGTCCACCCATTGTTTTTCTCATTGATTACGTCGTTAAATACAT ACGGAGAACTGAAATGGTTCGCTCTCCCATGGTTCCCCTGGCCATGCCTCAGAAACTGCGCTTTAACATTACACCTGAGGTCAAGAGAGACATTGAGAAAGCcaaacaaaatatgaacat aATGGTGCATGACTTAGATGTGAAGGTGCTTATGTTCTctcattttggaaaaaatgtgCCAAAGCAACATAAGCTGAGTCCAGATGCGTTTGTGCAAATGGCTCTTCAACTTGCCTACTTCAG GATGTATAGTATTTGCTGCTCTACCTATGAGAGTGCATCGTTACGAATGTTCAAATATGGGCGAACAGATGCAATCCGTGCAACTACTGTAGACTCGTTGAACTTCATCCAGGCAATGCAAGACCCAGCTAAACAG AACACAGAGAGGCTGTCGCTGCTGCAGAAGGCCATTCAGACACATAAGGAGAACACGTACAAT GCAATTCATGGACAAGCCATAGACAGACACCTCCTTGGGCTGAAGATGCTGAGTATTGAAGACCTGACCTCCATGCCTGAGATATTCATGGATACTTCTTTTGCTGTAGCTCATCATTATAATCTCTCCACCAGCCag GTTGGCTCCAAGACAGACTGCGTGATGTGCTTTGGTCCGATGGTGCCAGATGGCTATGGAGTGTGTTACAATCCCATGGATGAGCACATCAACATCGCCATCACAGCCTTCAACAGCTGTGAGGAGACGAACGCTGCCAAGTTTGCCCAGGCTGTAGAGGATGCTCTGTTGGACATGAATGCTCTCCTGGAAGACACAGCCACAGCCAAGCAGTGA
- the adamts13 gene encoding A disintegrin and metalloproteinase with thrombospondin motifs 13: MVFMTLLCLLLLRPGSTALMSSPLDELFHHSSSQRHIVSSPGSSPDASVSGRLRRSALKPDITHLELLVVVGPDVQQVHKQDTERYILTNLNIASELLRDMTLGANMRVHLVRMIILSEPEPEIQMSANITASLRSVCDWGRRINPSNDTDPLHADLLLYITRYDLVLPDGNNQVRGVAQLGGACSSEWSCVITEDTGFDLGITITHEIGHSFGINHDGVGNTCSRSGFMMASDGGYNSVDLTWSQCSRQQLLTFFSEGKAECVKDLPALGDSLQDWKPGLYYGVDDQCRIAFGSTARACSFTNPDLPACRALSCHINPGDDSSCKRLLVPLLDGTECAPNQWCLKGRCVSSDELSSSVVVHGSWSSWSEFSPCSRTCGGGVTHRTRKCNNPRPAFGGNECEGLDIQAELCHQWPCKHTQLDFMAEQCSQTDLHPLYLLPNTASFYTWIPAVGFAQGDEQCRYMCQSDGENFIVSRGSQFVDGTRCESDSPPPFGSTAACLRGKCLLFGCDGVLHSGKVRDVCGVCGGDGSSCSLISDSYTGGQAREYTTFLSLPVNATQVHIVNRAPLFTHMAVLVGNRYIVSGMDSMALNMTHPSPLDDNRLEYGLHLTPDLLPEKEELLLPGPLQEEINIQVYRKYGKEYGEKTNPNISYQFYVPTRNSDLTDITPKGKWAVFTTPCSVSCGSGVQKHVYVCVDEDTSNHLEEHNCETPPPPIPLHTTCHLSPCPPRWDTGKFGPCSASCGGGERVRPVRCVQKHGADVVMVPDSECPPDTAPNTVEKCNLQHCPARWRVSESRECSAVCGPGEAKRAVSCVWPEDGQDVEVDESFCSKQIKPPDSVPCVVDVCPIGWESKGEEQPVLKSGLLPRSRQAPVYVWSPVISQCSKTCGNGTLQVWFSCVDHQTRLGVPDFHCDASTKPPPQSETCNTSPCPPMWRSKQGGCSVTCGGGVANRVLYCAGETEGEEEVVKDSECSDFPKPTAVVSCNTHSCPARWKVFRTSPCSVSCDLGVAQRPVSCVQFIHGKESVVPEVNCRAAIKPATTVPCLVQVCTFRWEVKPWSQCSVPCGYGIQSRAVSCMGPSKPEPLSPLLCMHMPKPITIQGCNMGSCRDMLPTSDVTTAMYTEVKANLTEEGLLLSPTLSHKHRPTHRMGHLPPSPTEAITIPQTTTTTIPMPKPSACGQLLLEESGMVDLKDVTGRCTVSIGRPLDEVIHVKVESGSLNCRKKEYVAFFDRLAFVRKCELIAGSELTTRTNVLLVRQNLLTPGNGVVFTYNSQKNTKKSHHHDCDIQMFSPSGVFENPTTSNTNHTCRVLINAPPSVKIRIQAQHIGLMFNSTNSQSTYIMIRDMDVLKTNVFKGQQLFLWHSSGNMAEIEFHGDYLQSKGSFRAEYYFMRL, from the exons ATGGTTTTTAtgactctgctctgtctgctgttacTCCGGCCTGGCTCCACCGCTCTAATGAGTTCTCCGTTGGACGAG CTTTTTCATCACTCCTCCAGTCAAAGACACATCGTTTCCTCTCCTGGTTCGTCTCCTGATGCCTCAG TGAGTGGTCGGCTGCGTCGATCAGCTCTGAAGCCTGATATCACACATCTGGAACTGCTGGTGGTGGTAGGGCCTGATGTCCAGCAGGTCCACAAGCAGGATACGGAACGATACATCCTCACCAACCTCAACATT GCCTCAGAGCTGTTGAGAGACATGACCTTGGGCGCTAACATGAGGGTGCACCTGGTCCGCATGATCATCCTGTCAGAGCCAGAG CCAGAGATCCAAATGTCTGCCAACATTACCGCTTCTCTcagaagtgtgtgtgactggggCAGAAGGATAAACCCCTCAAATGATACAGACCCACTACACGCTGATCTTCTGTTGTACATTACAAG GTACGACCTGGTGTTGCCTGATGGGAATAATCAGGTCAGGGGTGTAGCGCAGCTGGGTGGGGCTTGCTCCAGTGAATGGAGCTGTGTGATCACGGAGGACACAGGCTTTGACCTGGGGATCACCATCACTCATGAAATTGGCCACAG TTTTGGAATCAACCATGACGGAGTAGGAAACACCTGCAGCAGGAGTGGGTTCATGATGGCCTCTGATGGAGGCTACAACAGTGTGGATCTGACCTGGTCCCAgtgcagcagacagcagctgctcacatTCTTCAG TGAAGGGAAAGCTGAATGTGTAAAAGACCTGCCTGCACTGGGAGACTCCCTACAAGACTGGAAGCCTGGTCTATATTATGGAGTTGATGACCAGTGCCGTATAGCTTTTGGCAGCACTGCAAGAGCCTGCTCTTTCACCAATCCTGACCTG CCAGCTTGTCGTGCTTTGTCCTGTCACATTAACCCTGGTGATGACAGCTCCTGCAAACGTCTCCTGGTTCCACTGCTGGACGGGACAGAGTGTGCACCTAATCAG TGGTGTTTGAAGGGGCGTTGTGTGTCCTCCGATGAGCTCAGCTCCTCTGTGGTGGTGCATGGCTCCTGGTCCAGCTGGTCGGAGTTCTCCCCCTGCTCACGGACATGTGGTGGGGGAGTCACTCATCGCACACGGAAATGCAATAACCCAAG ACCTGCTTTTGGAGGGAATGAGTGTGAGGGACTGGATATTCAGGCTGAACTTTGTCACCAGTGG CCATGTAAGCACACCCAGCTGGATTTCATGGCAGAGCAGTGTTCCCAAACAGACCTCCACCCTCTCTACCTGCTACCAAACACTGCCTCCTTCTACACCTGGATCCCTGCTGTAGGCTTTGCACAAG GGGATGAGCAGTGCAGGTATATGTGTCAGTCAGATGGAGAAAACTTCATAGTGAGCCGTGGCTCTCAGTTTGTGGATGGGACTCGCTGTGAGTCAGACAGCCCGCCTCCCTTTGGCTCCACAGCTGCTTGTCTGAGAGGGAAATGCCTG ctgtttggctgtgATGGTGTGCTGCACTCTGGGAAAGTGAGGGATGTGTGTGGGGTGTGCGGTGGAGATGGATCATCCTGCAGCTTGATCTCTGACTCCTACACTGGTGGTCAGGCCAGAG AGTACACCACCTTCCTGTCTCTGCCAGTGAATGCCACACAGGTTCATATTGTCAACAGAGCACCTCTCTTCACTCACATGG CTGTACTGGTCGGGAATCGGTACATTGTGTCTGGGATGGACAGCATGGCACTGAATATGACCCACCCCTCCCCACTAGATGATAACCGCCTAGAGTACGGCCTCCATCTAACCCCTGACCTTTTGCCCGAGaaggaggagctgctgctgcctggaCCGCTGCAAGAGGAGATAAACATACAG GTCTATCGCAAATATGGAAAAGAAtatggagagaaaacaaatccaaacatTAGCTATCAGTTCTATGTACCTACCAGAAACAGTGACTTGACAGACATCACACCTAAAGGCAAATGGGCTGTCTTCACAACACCCTGCTCTGTCTCTTGTGGATCAG GTGTGCAGAAGCATGTATATGTCTGTGTAGATGAAGATACCAGCAACCATTTGGAGGAACACAATTGTGAAACACCTCCTCCACCCATACCACTCCACACCACTTGTCATCTCTCCCCCTGTCCCCCCAG GTGGGATACAGGAAAGTTTGGGCCTTGCAGTGCCTCCTGTGGTGGAGGAGAAAGAGTGCGTCCTGTAAGATGTGTTCAGAAACATGGAGCTGACGTGGTAATGGTTCCAGACTCTGAATGCCCACCTGATACAGCTCCAAATACTGTTGAAAAATGTAACCTGCAACACTGTCCTGCCAG ATGGCGTGTGTCAGAGTCACGGGAATGTTCAGCAGTGTGTGGGCCAGGAGAAGCGAAACGTGCTGTGTCATGTGTCTGGCCAGAAGATGGTCAGGATGTTGAAGTGGATGAAAGCTTTTGTTCAAAGCAGATCAAACCACCTGATTCTGTGCCCTGTGTGGTGGATGTTTGCCCCATTGGGTGGGAATCTAAGGGAGAG GAACAGCCCGTGCTAAAGTCTGGTTTGTTGCCACGCTCTAGACAGGCTCCTGTGTATGTCTGGAGTCCTGTTATCAGCCAGTGCTCAAAGACCTGTGGCAATG GAACCCTGCAGGTGTGGTTTTCCTGTGTGGACCACCAGACCAGACTTGGGGTGCCCGACTTCCACTGTGATGCTTCTACCAAACCTCCTCCTCAGTCTGAGACCTGCAACACATCTCCCTGTCCTCCCAT GTGGCGCTCTAAGCAAGGAGGCTGCAGTGTAACGTGTGGAGGAGGGGTAGCCAACAGGGTGCTGTACTGCGCTGGAGAaacagagggggaggaagaggtggtGAAGGATTCAGAGTGCAGTGACTTTCCAAAACCCACAGCAGTGGTTTCATGTAACACCCACAGCTGCCCAGCAAG GTGGAAGGTATTCAGGACATCGCCCTGCTCAGTGTCCTGTGATTTGGGTGTAGCTCAGAGGCCTGTGTCTTGTGTCCAGTTCATCCACGGCAAGGAGAGTGTGGTGCCGGAGGTAAACTGCCGTGCAGCCATCAAACCGGCCACCACAGTGCCCTGCCTGGTGCAGGTCTGCACCTTTAGATGGGAGGTGAAACCATGGAGCCAG TGTTCAGTACCATGTGGATACGGGATCCAGTCCAGAGCTGTGTCCTGCATGGGCCCCTCTAAGCCGGAGCCCCTCAGCCCTCTGCTGTGTATGCACATGCCCAAGCCCATCACCATCCAGGGCTGCAACATGGGCAGCTGCAGAGACATGCTGCCCACCTCAGATGTCACCACTGCAATGTATACTGAAGTGAAGGCAAACCTCACAGAGGAGGGACTCCTCCTGTCTCCCACTCTGAGCCACAAACATAGACCAACGCACCGCATGGGCCATCTTCCTCCAAGTCCAACAGAGGCAATTACCATCCCACAGACCACTACAACAACCATCCCAATGCCTAAGCCCA GTGCATGTGGACAGCTACTCCTGGAAGAATCAGGCATGGTGGACTTGAAAGACGTAACCGGCCGCTGCACCGTATCCATAGGTCGACCCCTAGATGAGGTCATTCATGTTAAAGTGGAATCTGGCTCCTTGAACTGCAGAAAAA AGGagtatgttgcattttttgACCGACTGGCATTTGTGAGGAAGTGCGAGCTGATAGCAGGTAGTGAACTGACCACCAGAACCAACGTCCTGCTGGTGCGTCAAAATCTGCTCACCCCTGGGAACGGGGTTGTGTTCACCTACAATTCACAGAAAAACACGAAGAAGAGCCACCATCATG ATTGTGACATTCAGATGTTTTCCCCAAGTGGTGTCTTTGAGAATCCAACAACGTCCAACACTAACCACACCTGTCGAGTCCTCATCAATGCCCCTCCCTCAGTGAAGATCAGAATCCAAGCACAGCATATAGGATTAATGTTCAACTCCACCAACTCCCAGTCTACATACATTATG ATCCGGGACATGGATGTCTTAAAGACCAATGTGTTTAAAGGCCAGCAGCTGTTTCTGTGGCACTCCTCTGGAAATATGGCTGAGATTGAATTTCATGGAGACTACCTGCAGTCCAAAGGGAGCTTCAGGGCTGAATATTACTTTATGCGTCTTTGA
- the LOC122876147 gene encoding immediate early response gene 5-like protein, translating into MECAFDAQNLISISLRKIQSSRTQRGGIKLHKNLLVTYVLRNARQFYMSKNLSQTQRTHHYEDVAAVRERQEYLELTGSLTELADDLYCNFTGVESDTWHCGAHQPIGQPAEVAHQDASACAMVSPSDSDLMVSEACWSCADKSSWELPIPNAQANQKTVLDLDTHVVTTVTNGYFHSDCCAQSKQPQGAQCYSKKRKMDTSYHIVDPEFYLPDFGPVPCKRMRADDDSHSDSDQLDSTNISNLISVLGSGGLSEFVSWQQTDLEQIFAAQTICLKHTLLTGSGWTRAIEAF; encoded by the coding sequence ATGGAGTGTGCATTTGACGCACAGAATCTGATCTCCATTTCTTTGAGGAAAATCCAAAGCTCCAGGACGCAGAGAGGAGGCATCAAGCTCCACAAGAACTTACTGGTAACGTACGTTCTGAGAAACGCCAGGCAGTTTTATATGAGCAAAAACTTGTCGCAAACGCAGAGGACGCATCATTATGAGGATGTAGCTGCAGTCCGCGAAAGGCAAGAATATCTAGAATTGACTGGGAGCTTAACGGAGTTGGCCGATGACTTATACTGCAACTTTACTGGGGTTGAGTCGGACACTTGGCACTGCGGAGCGCACCAGCCCATCGGCCAGCCTGCAGAGGTGGCGCACCAAGACGCATCTGCCTGCGCAATGGTTTCACCAAGTGACTCTGACCTCATGGTTTCGGAAGCCTGTTGGAGTTGTGCAGACAAATCCTCCTGGGAGTTACCTATCCCAAACGCACAAGCCAACCAAAAGACTGTCCTGGACTTGGACACGCATGTGGTGACTACTGTCACGAATGGATACTTCCACTCAGACTGTTGCGCGCAGTCAAAACAGCCGCAGGGCGCGCAGTGCTACAGTAAAAAGCGAAAGATGGACACAAGTTATCATATTGTTGATCCAGAGTTTTATCTGCCAGACTTTGGGCCAGTGCCATGTAAAAGGATGAGGGCTGATGATGATTCACATTCAGATTCGGACCAGTTGGACAGCACAAACATCTCCAACCTGATCTCAGTGTTGGGTTCAGGTGGACTATCTGAGTTTGTGAGTTGGCAGCAGACGGACCTTGAGCAAATATTCGCCGCTCAAACAATTTGTTTAAAACATACACTGTTAACAGGCAGCGGTTGGACCAGAGCAATCGAAGCATTTTGA